ACGACGCGCTTGATGGTCGCCGCGTCATGCAGCGGCTTCAGCGCGACGACGAGCTGCGCCGTCGAGCAGTTCGGATTGGCGATGATGCCCTTTTTCGTGTAGCCGGAAATCGCGTCGGCATTCACTTCCGGAACGATCAGCGGAACGTCCGCGTCATAGCGCCAGGCCGAGGAGTTATCGATGACGATCGCGCCCTGGGCGGCGATCTTCGGCGACCATTCCTTGGAGATCTCGCCGCCGGCCGACATCAGGCAGATATCGGTGTTGGAGAAATCGAAGCTGTCGAGCGTTTTGCATTTGAGCGTTTTGTCGCCGAACGACACTTCCGTGCCCTGCGACCGGCGCGAGGCGAGGGGGACCAGCTCGTCGACCGGGAATTCCCGTTCGGCGAGGATGTTCAGCATTTCGCGGCCCACATTGCCCGTGGCGCCGACGACGGCGATCCGATAGCCCATAATCTGCTCCAAAATGCCTGGTTCGGCTGAAGGACCCGGCCTTAAGGGGCTCGGGTCTCATTTGGCGGCCGGCTCACTATCTGGGAGCCCTGCCGCGGCCTTCCAATACGACAAATTCCTGAAAACGCAATTCACGAACCCTGTTGCCGATTTGAGCTTGGGGAACCTTGCCGCCCGGGGTACATTGATGGGTAAGAGATTCTCCATCTGGAGTGTGCACATGCGCGTTCTGTCTGCTGCCGTTCTGACGGCCCTCGCACTGGCTACGGCCCTCCCGGCCGCCGCCCAGGAAGATCCGAATCTTCCGGGGGTGCGCGTCACCATCCAGCCGCGCTCCTATCTGGATCCGGGCACCAAGGTCCGCCCCCATACGGCGCGCGACTATGCCAAGTCCAACCTGACCGGAAACACGTTCCAGTCGTCGAATTATAGCGGCGTCATCGGCTTCGAGCGCTTTCCGCTCCACGACACGCTGGACCTGCCCTATAGCAGCGCCCGCTATGTGCTGCGCGCGCCGGATCGGGAATGATCAGCTAAGAGCCTGAATTCAAAAATAAAAACCCGCCGGAAGGCGGGTTTTTTGTTGGCTTTTAGGGTACAGCGCGGCGTCAGCCCATTTCCTTCTGCAGAGCGGCCAGCACGGCATTGCCCATTTCCGAGGTGCCGATGGTCTTCTCGCCCAAGGCCGCGATATCGCGGGTGCGCAGGCCCTGATCCAGCACGCGGGAGATGGCGCGGTCGACGGCGTCGGCGATATCGCCGAGGCCCAGCGAATAGCGCAGCGCCATGCCGAAGCTGGCGATTTCGGCGATCGGATTGGCGAGGCCCTTGCCGGCAATGTCCGGGGCCGAGCCATGGACCGGCTCATACATGGCGGCGCGCTTGCCGTTCTTCTCGGCGCCCAGCGAGGCCGAGGGCAGCATGCCGAGCGAGCCGGTCAGCATGGAGGCGGCGTCCGACAGGATGTCGCCGAAGAGATTGTCCGTCACCAGCACGTCGAACTGTTTGGGGTTCCGGACGAGCTGCATGGCGCAGTTGTCGGCGAGGATGTGCTCGAGGCCGACATCCGAATATTCCTCGGCATGAACCTTGGTCACGACCTGCTTCCAGAGCACGCCCGACTTCATGACGTTATTCTTCTCGGCCGAGTGGACGATGTTCTTGCGCAGGCGCGCGAGTTCGAAAGCGACACGGGCGATGCGGGCGATCTCGTTGGTCGTATAGACCTGGGTGTCGATGGCGCGCTGCTGGCCGTCCGGCAGCTCCTCGATGATCTTCGGCTCGCCGAAATAGACGCCGCCCGTCAGCTCGCGGACGATCAGGATGTCGAGGCCCTCGACGATCTCGCGCTTCAGCGACGAGCTGTCCGCCAGCGCCGGATAGCACAACGCCGGGCGGAGATTGGCGAACAGATCCAGATCCTTGCGCAGGCGCAGGAGGCCCGCTTCCGGACGCTTGTCATAAGGAACCTTGTCCCATTTCGGGCCGCCGACGGCGCCGAACATGATGGCGTCGGCCTGATGGGCCTTCTTCATGGCGCCTTCGGAGATGCTTTCGCCGTGATCGTCGAAAGCCGCGCCGCCGACGAGGTCCTCTTCAATGGCGAAGCTGGCGACGCCCTTGGATTCGAGCCAGGCGATGATCTTTTTGACTTCTTCCATCACTTCGACGCCGATGCCGTCGCCGGGCAGAAGAAGCAGCTTATGAGTAGCCATGGGCTCGTTTCCTAGGGGAATTCAAAGAGAAGGGAAAAGCGCCATCCCCGTAGAACACGGGGGAGGGCATTTCAAGCCGATGAGGTTGCGGCGATTTAGGCCTGCTTCTTGGCCGTGAGTTCGATCTCGACCTTCATTTCGGCCCGGTAGAGGCCCGAAACGATATAGATGCCCGCGGCCGGTCGGATATCGCCGAGGAACTCGCCGCAGACGCCGAACACGGCTTCCGCATCCTCGCGGCTCGTCACGAAATACTGGACGCGGACGGCGTCCTTCAGGCTCGATCCGGCTTCGCCCAGCGCCTTGTTGATCGTCGCAAAGCAATTGCGGGTCTGGTCGATGACGTTGTCCGGCATCTGCTTGGTTACCGGGTCATAGCCCGTCGTGCCCGCCACGAAGACCCAGTCGCCCTGAACGACGGCGCGGGAATAGCCCGCAATCTTTTCAAAATCCGAACCGGAAGAGATAAGGCGGCGGGTCATGAGGTGCTCGCAACAGATGGTGGGGCGGCGAGTGTTCGCGCCAAACCGGGCAGTGTGCAAGCCCTGTTCGCGGCGCATGCTCTTTGCTAGTCCGGAGAGATGTCCGGCCTTCCCCCCTCCATAACCCTCACCGGTATGATCGTCCGGCTCGAGCCGCTGACGGCGGCGCATGAGAGCGAGATTGCGGAAGCGGCAAAGGACCCGGCGATCTGGAAGCACACGGCGTTCGCCAGAACCGCGCATGATTATGTGGCCTCGGCGTTGAAAGCTCAGGCCGAAGGCGAGCAGGTGCCCTTTGTCGTGCGGCGTCTATCGGACGGCAAGGTCTGCGGCATGTCGCGCCTGTTCGAAATCGATGCGCACCACAGGCGGTGTGAGATCGGCTACACCTGGTACATACCGGAAGAATGGGGAACCAAGGTCAATCCGGAAGCGAAGCTTCTTCTGATGACGCATTGCTTCGAGGTCTGGGGCGCGCGCCGCGTTCAGTTCAAGACCGATCATGAAAATCTCAGAAGCCAGGCTGCCATCGCCAAACTCGGCGCGGTGAAGGAAGGGGTGCTGCGCGCCCACATGATCCGCCCCGACGGCACGCAGCGCCATTCGGTGATTTACTCGGTGACAAACGAGGAATGGCCGAAGGTGAAGGCGGGGCTAGAGGCGCGGCTCGACTGATCTACTCCATCCCGGACCGAAGGAGGCTCGAATTGAACTGGAACTATCAGATCCGCCAGATTCACCGCTGGATTTCGATCATCTTCACGCTCGGTGTCATCGCCAATATCGCCGTCATGACGATGATGCAGGAGCCGCCCTTGTGGGTCGGGCTGCTCGCGCTCATTCCCCTGATCGCTCTTTTGATCACCGGGCTTTATCTCTTCGCGCTGCCTTATGTCAGGCGCCGCAGCTAGAGACCGCTGCCATCTTATCGTGAGCCGATGAAAGCGCGCTTCATACTGAGGCCTTTTGAAGCGCAAGCTTTCCGCCTTCGTCGGTCACGGAGCGTAGCGACCGGTAATCGTCGGCGACGGCATGTGCGGTCTTCATCGCATGCGGATGCGTTGCGGTTATAACCAGAACTTCTGCGCCCGCGCGCTCGGCTGCAAGAATGCCGGCTTCCGCATCCTCAAAAACGAGACAGTCTTTCGCCGGACATCCCAGCCGTTCCGCTGCGAGGAGATATCCGTCCGGGTGCGGCTTGCCGCGCGCAACGTCCTCCGCCGTGATCAGAACATCCGCCAAAGGCAGGCCGGCCGCGGCAAGGCGCCGTTCCGCAAGCGCAATGGGCGCGGACGTCACGATGGCCCAGCGGGTGTGCGGCAGCGAGGATAAAAACTCCGCCGCGCCCGCGATCGGCACAACGCCGTCAATATCGGCGATCTCGCCGCGCGTAATGTCTGCGGCCTCCGCCACGGCATCGAGATCGGGCCGCACGGCGCGCACCGTGTCTTCGGCGCGGCGCCCGTGAATGGTTTTGAGAAAGGGCTCGACCTCGATTCCATGACGGACGGCCCATGCGGTCCACACGCGCTCGGACGCTGCGATCGACGTCAGAAGCGTGCCGTCGATGTCGAAGATAAAGGCGGCGAACGCGCGCCCGCCGAACAGGTTTTGCATCAGGCCTTATATCAAAGCCCGCTGAACCAGTTATAGCCCTGGTTTTCCCAATAGCCGCCCTGGAAGCGGTCGGTCACTTCGATGGCCGTGATGTGCTTGGGATTCTTGAAGCCAAGCTTGGTCGGCATGCGCAGCTTCATCGGGAAGCCGTAAATGCGCGGCAAAATCTCATTGTC
Above is a window of Terrihabitans soli DNA encoding:
- the leuB gene encoding 3-isopropylmalate dehydrogenase, whose protein sequence is MATHKLLLLPGDGIGVEVMEEVKKIIAWLESKGVASFAIEEDLVGGAAFDDHGESISEGAMKKAHQADAIMFGAVGGPKWDKVPYDKRPEAGLLRLRKDLDLFANLRPALCYPALADSSSLKREIVEGLDILIVRELTGGVYFGEPKIIEELPDGQQRAIDTQVYTTNEIARIARVAFELARLRKNIVHSAEKNNVMKSGVLWKQVVTKVHAEEYSDVGLEHILADNCAMQLVRNPKQFDVLVTDNLFGDILSDAASMLTGSLGMLPSASLGAEKNGKRAAMYEPVHGSAPDIAGKGLANPIAEIASFGMALRYSLGLGDIADAVDRAISRVLDQGLRTRDIAALGEKTIGTSEMGNAVLAALQKEMG
- a CDS encoding HAD-IA family hydrolase; translated protein: MQNLFGGRAFAAFIFDIDGTLLTSIAASERVWTAWAVRHGIEVEPFLKTIHGRRAEDTVRAVRPDLDAVAEAADITRGEIADIDGVVPIAGAAEFLSSLPHTRWAIVTSAPIALAERRLAAAGLPLADVLITAEDVARGKPHPDGYLLAAERLGCPAKDCLVFEDAEAGILAAERAGAEVLVITATHPHAMKTAHAVADDYRSLRSVTDEGGKLALQKASV
- a CDS encoding GNAT family N-acetyltransferase codes for the protein MSGLPPSITLTGMIVRLEPLTAAHESEIAEAAKDPAIWKHTAFARTAHDYVASALKAQAEGEQVPFVVRRLSDGKVCGMSRLFEIDAHHRRCEIGYTWYIPEEWGTKVNPEAKLLLMTHCFEVWGARRVQFKTDHENLRSQAAIAKLGAVKEGVLRAHMIRPDGTQRHSVIYSVTNEEWPKVKAGLEARLD
- a CDS encoding RidA family protein encodes the protein MTRRLISSGSDFEKIAGYSRAVVQGDWVFVAGTTGYDPVTKQMPDNVIDQTRNCFATINKALGEAGSSLKDAVRVQYFVTSREDAEAVFGVCGEFLGDIRPAAGIYIVSGLYRAEMKVEIELTAKKQA